A genomic window from Scomber scombrus chromosome 18, fScoSco1.1, whole genome shotgun sequence includes:
- the csf2rb gene encoding cytokine receptor common subunit beta, with amino-acid sequence MSPGMMPLFWVMIWSMLPPLVLLSDLDHCTIDESSSSQNVSPLLESLQCHNDYESYVYCQWMDASNLNTTLWFQNKRKKCEPYKAAVKHTEEHGIVRCRYETKLFAIGISHTAFFLNNKTPALCLSEPRRALNLSQHLRARPPVNLSAYDSGDGGRWLKWFSPYPSSSSLSKNLKYQLSYRPDRLDDWTIENVTNTTVKMEKRSLLAGRMYEARVRARASVGQWSDWSHVVTWQTEEDAGQFPILHCVLDGEKEVMCSWEVNSELVHFITYQLTCTNQTALSVRCCNNTKITPDLSRSVLRYSCSLNVTDPAHLLLELKPTHSAKSFSTSQHIRPYSPKNVTVKEAGSNWVVEWTEPPKSRDIRLYYHVQYYSKQNQDSFTLLNISEGSISVTIRQQSLASSQRYHVQVRSLVVPGDDQSYKGTPSEWTDPVEWTSHAAPWWSPISLIYFFISVFVTTVFCALYYTIPACQRRVILWVESVPSPGKSKILSEIKSATSRTLMQSENTYICKVLSLDSLSTCSSDTALWPTKDKHLEQYRDCWNCDNLVLSAEKVNGSDTSSMSFSGPYIFCQTPEPNCKSAEDKGDEKEEKREETSSHDTASPSPVNFTLFGEGYVCLPNRSASRSTQDLVTYSDANTSTHMHNNNQLCPDNTQRSDNVDIQPGLIEPTSGRQPPAYTSGPFTPWPQGGTVQASGYCLLPQPS; translated from the exons ATGTCCCCTGGAATGATGCCTCTCTTCTGGGTCATGATTTGGTCAATGCTCCCTCCTTTGGTTCTCCTCTCTGATCTGGATCATTGTACCATTGATGAGAGCAGTAGCTCACAGAACG TTTCTCCATTGCTGGAATCCTTACAGTGCCATAATGATTACGAGTCCTACGTCTACTGCCAGTGGATGGATGCGTCAAACCTAAACACAACACTGTGGTTCCAAAACAAAAG AAAGAAGTGTGAGCCTTACAAAGCTGCAGTCAAGCACACAGAAGAGCATGGAATTGTCCGGTGCAGATATGAAACTAAGTTGTTTGCGATCGGCATCAGCCACACTGCCTTCTTCCTCAACAATAAAACCCCAGCCCTCTGCTTATCAGAGCCACGCAGGGCTCTGAATCTCTCGCAGCACT TGAGAGCGCGCCCACCAGTGAATCTGTCCGCCTATGATTCAGGTGATGGAGGCCGTTGGCTCAAATGGTTCAGCCCCtacccttcctcctcttccctgaGCAAAAACCTCAAATACCAGCTGAGCTACAGGCCAGACAGACTGGATGACTGGACT ATTGAGAATGTCACAAATACCACTGTGAAAATGGAGAAGCGATCGTTGCTTGCAGGTCGCATGTATGAAGCTAGGGTGAGGGCCCGGGCCAGTGTGGGTCAGTGGAGCGACTGGAGTCATGTGGTGACATGGCAGACTGAGGAAG ATGCTGGGCAGTTTCCCATTTTGCATTGTGTGCtggatggagagaaggaggtgaTGTGTAGCTGGGAGGTGAACAGTGAGCTGGTTCATTTCATTACCTACCAGCTGACCTGCACCAATCAGACTGCATT GTCTGTGAGATGCTGTAATAACACAAAGATCACTCCTGACCTCAGTAGGTCCGTGCTGAGGTACAGCTGCTCACTGAATGTCACAGACCCTGCACATCTGCTGCTGGAGCTTAAACCAACACACAGTGCCAAGAGTTTTAGCACCTCCCAACACA TTCGTCCCTACTCACCAAAGAATGTAACGGTGAAGGAGGCAGGCAGTAACTGGGTCGTGGAATGGACTGAACCGCCCAAATCTCGTGACATCAGGCTGTATTATCATGTGCAGTATTACAGCAAGCAGAATCAG GATTCGTTTACCCTGCTGAACATTTCAGAGGGCTCCATTTCCGTGACCATCCGGCAACAGTCTCTGGCATCGTCCCAGCGCTACCATGTCCAAGTCAGGTCTCTGGTCGTCCCAGGAGATGATCAGAGTTATAAGGGAACCCCCTCTGAATGGACTGATCCAGTGGAATGGACCTCACATGCAG CCCCCTGGTGGTCCCCAATCTCCTTGATCTATTtcttcatcagtgtgtttgtgactaCTGTCTTCTGCGCACTCTACTATACCATCCCAGCTTGTCAAAG GAGAGTAATTCTGTGGGTGGAGTCAGTTCCTTCTCCGGGCAAAAGCAAAATCCTTTCTGAGATCAAG TCTGCCACCAGCCGGACCCTCATGCAGAGTGAGAACACTTACATCTGCAAAGTGCTGAGCTTGGACAGCTTATCTACATG CTCCTCAGACACTGCACTGTGGCCAACCAAGGACAAGCATTTGGAGCAGTACAGGGACTGCTGGAACTGTGATAACCTGGTCCTCTCTGCTGAGAAGGTTAATGGATCTGACACGTCTTCCATGAGCTTCAGTGGGCCATATATCTTCTGTCAG ACACCAGAGCCAAACTGCAAGTCAGCAGAAGACAAGGGTGacgagaaagaggagaaaagggaAGAAACCTCTTCACATGACACTGCATCCCCTTCCCCTGTGAATTTTACTCTTTTTGGGGAAGGTTATGTGTGTCTTCCCAACCGCAGCGCCTCCAGGTCCACACAGGATTTGGTAACTTACAGTGATGccaacacaagcacacacatgcacaacaacAACCAACTGTGCCCAGATAACACACAGAGGTCGGATAACGTGGACATTCAGCCGGGCCTCATCGAGCCCACCAGCGGCCGCCAGCCTCCAGCCTACACCTCGGGACCTTTTACCCCATGGCCTCAAGGGGGCACTGTACAGGCCTCAGGGTACTGCCTGCTCCCACAGCCTTCATGA